A window from Dioscorea cayenensis subsp. rotundata cultivar TDr96_F1 chromosome 10, TDr96_F1_v2_PseudoChromosome.rev07_lg8_w22 25.fasta, whole genome shotgun sequence encodes these proteins:
- the LOC120269940 gene encoding LOW QUALITY PROTEIN: protein WHAT'S THIS FACTOR 1 homolog, chloroplastic (The sequence of the model RefSeq protein was modified relative to this genomic sequence to represent the inferred CDS: deleted 2 bases in 2 codons) gives MNLFDCEEDKEEAPSMAARLAGNVLATATHHHHHRFTTWSMTKDPFLESALSRNRRWIVNNQIKQILLRSPGRVSTVRSLQKRFKTLDLQGRAINWLNKYPCCFTVFTESPSTELLFGFSKRMFALIEEEGSVMEAQEPVMVRRLAKLLMLSRDHRLNVVKLNELKRSFGFPDDYLLRILPKHPNTFRIRNPIGRRNSMEIQLLRWQPELAVSAVEAVAMERGTETRFECALPLSWIKTREKFREFNDRTPYVSPYAGDHRLEMESEEKRLVGVVHELLSLTLWKKLSIVKLEHFKREFGLPEDLRGMLLRHPCLFYVSNRYKIYTLVLREGYKGSELVEKDPLVVVKDKFGELMQEGLHEYNRRRCLVNLEKKRKKGEILVKEKKVEEKEEEVDSVEKREERKRFYKVLFDENP, from the exons ATGAACCTATTTGATTgcgaagaagacaaagaagaagcaCCATCCATGGCGGCGAGACTCGCCGGCAACGTCCTCGCCACCGCcacccaccaccaccaccaccgcttCACCACGTGGTCAATGACCAAAGACCCATTCCTCGAGTCTGCCCTCTCCCGCAACCGCCGCTGGATCGTCAACAACCAGATCAAGCAAATCCTCCTCCGCTCCCCCGGCCGTGTCTCCACCGTCCGATCTCTCCAGAAGCGATTCAAGACCCTCGATCTTCAAGGCCGCGCC ATCAACTGGCTCAACAAGTACCCTTGCTGTTTCACTGTATTTACAGAGTCGCCCTCCACCGAGCTCCTTTTCGGATTCTCTAAACGGATGTTTGCTTTAATCGAAGAAGAAGGATCCGTTATGGAAGCCCAAGAACCCGTTATGGTTCGCCGTCTCGCTAAGCTTCTTATGCTCTCACGTGATCACCGTCTCAACGTCGTTAAACTCAACGAGTTGAAGCGGAGCTTCGGGTTTCCGGATGATTACCTTCTTCGGATCCTCCCGAAACATCCGAATACTTTTCGGATCCGAAACCCGATTGGGCGGCGGAACTCGATGGAGATCCAGCTTCTCCGGTGGCAGCCGGAGCTCGCCGTCTCCGCCGTGGAGGCTGTGGCGATGGAGCGTGGGACGGAGACGAGGTTCGAGTGCGCGTTGCCTCTGAGTTGGATCAAGACTAGAGAGAAGTTTCGGGAGTTCAATGATCGGACGCCGTATGTGTCGCCGTACGCCGGTGATCATCGGTTGGAGATGGAGTCGGAGGAGAAGAGG TTGGTTGGAGTGGTTCATGAGTTGCTTTCTTTGACATTGTGGAAGAAGCTGTCTATTGTGAAGTTGGAGCATTTCAAAAGGGAATTTGGATTGCCGGAGGATTTGAGAGGGATGCTGCTTCGGCATCCATGCTTGTTCTATGTGTCAAATCGATACAAGATATATACTTTGGTACTTAGAGAAGGGTATAAGGGATCGGAGCTTGTGGAGAAGGATCCGTTGGTAGTGGTGAAGGATAAATTTGGGGAATTGATGCAGGAGGGGTTGCATGAGTATAATAGAAGACGGTGTTTGGtgaatttggagaagaagaggaaaaaaggGGAGATTTTAGtgaaagagaagaaggtggaAGAGAAAGAGGAGGAAGTGGATAGTGTGGAGAAGAGGGAGGAGAGGAAGAGGTTCTATAAGGTTCTCTTTGATGAAAATCCATGA